The following DNA comes from Myxococcales bacterium.
GGTTGCCGGGCCCCGGCCGTCGCCAGCGGCAGATGCCCTCCCCGCGGCGCCCAAGGTCCTTGCTTTCGCCTCCGTGAGCCCTCTCAAGGTCGAGGTCGTTCCGGACCGGCCCAACTGGACTTACGCCGTGGGAGAAAACGCCAAATTCGTGGTGCGAGTGACCCGCGATGGTCTCATCGTGCCGGGCGTGAAGCTCAGCTACGAGATCGGCTTCGAAAAGATGCCCGCGGCCAAGGCTGGCCAAGCCGAGATGGTGGCGGAGGGACTCACCTTCGAGACCGGCCCCATCGAAAAGGCCGGCTTCGTCGCGTGCGCCGTGGAGGTGAAGGACAGGGGGCATACGTACAAGGGCCGCGCAGCGGCAGCGTTTTCTCCCGAGACCTTGCAACCCACCGTCCGCGACCCCGAGGCCTTCGATGCATTCTGGCGGGCGGGTAAGGCCCAGCTGGCGGCGGTCCCGCTCGATGCCCGCATCACGCCAGACATGTCCCGGAGCAAACCAGGGGTCGACTGCTCTCATGTCAGCCTCGCCAACGTGCCCCAGGCAAAGCCCGCGGCGGAGCTTTCGGCCGCGGGCCCCGCGCCCGCGCGCCTCTACGGCATTCTCTGCGAGCCGGTCGGCCGCGGCGCGCTGCCCGCCCTCCTGCTGGTACCCGGAGCCGGTGTGCGCGGCTATCAGGGCGCGGCCGAGCTGGCAGCCAAGGGTGTGATTACGTTTCAGATTGGCATCCACGGCGTGCCCGTGAACCTCGACGACGAGGTCTACGGCGCGCTCGCGCGGGGGCCCCTCAGCAACTACCCCAGCATTCACGCCGAGGATCGCCAGCTCTACTACTATCGGCGGGTGTTCCTGGGCGCCGTGCGGGCGAACGACTTCCTGGTGACTCGCCCCCGCTGGGACAAACGAAATCTCGGCGTCATGGGAGGCAGCCAGGGGG
Coding sequences within:
- a CDS encoding acetylxylan esterase codes for the protein MTVRIVRVLRPRPLDAAIRRAATALLLAGLVAGPRPSPAADALPAAPKVLAFASVSPLKVEVVPDRPNWTYAVGENAKFVVRVTRDGLIVPGVKLSYEIGFEKMPAAKAGQAEMVAEGLTFETGPIEKAGFVACAVEVKDRGHTYKGRAAAAFSPETLQPTVRDPEAFDAFWRAGKAQLAAVPLDARITPDMSRSKPGVDCSHVSLANVPQAKPAAELSAAGPAPARLYGILCEPVGRGALPALLLVPGAGVRGYQGAAELAAKGVITFQIGIHGVPVNLDDEVYGALARGPLSNYPSIHAEDRQLYYYRRVFLGAVRANDFLVTRPRWDKRNLGVMGGSQGGALAITTAALDPRVKGLVSYYPALSDHTGFLHERAGGWPFLLRPEEARTPARIETLAYFDVVNFARRVKVPGFYSLGYNDETCPPTSIFAVYNSIKAPKTLRLALANGHHTTPEQSEEGDDWMLTRLGVVPAQAKK